In Erigeron canadensis isolate Cc75 chromosome 1, C_canadensis_v1, whole genome shotgun sequence, a single window of DNA contains:
- the LOC122606803 gene encoding protein NLP4-like codes for MDDDQLSRFLGNFETKVYFEENKESFPGRRVFWSQNLQQNSNEIHGKVKSAFSSIDVPRLKGLIQFWAPLATTEGRHLLSTSDQPFVLEDLDPRLCKYRLHSVRYQYSIDDHNDNTSIISNGFVATAFHNRFPEVLLDLRQMISIEDGRSTKDPLVYSALNCDLTSSILFPIFYHSSSCVGVVECCMKVTGLLIIFNQLKSALERVGLTTYPIQEGLPDMTMDSFKRVRDEIEDALKFVCESHHLALGQVWIPYYDDYVSFTSSSTLIIRSQCLHSGCLVIAVLTQMMILLRIIMIPLVFFL; via the exons ATGGACGACGATCAACTGTCGAGGTTTCTTGGAAACTttgagaccaaagtttattttGAGGAAAACAAAGAATCGTTTCCCGGAAGACGTGTTTTTTGGTCCCAAAACCTACAACAGAATTCCAACG AGATCCACGGCAAGGTTAAATCTGCATTTTCTAGTATTGATGTCCCCCGTTTGAAGGGGCTAATCCAGTTTTGGGCACCCCTTGCAACCACCGAGGGAAGACACTTACTTTCAACTTCTGACCAACCTTTTGTTCTTGAGGATCTTGACCCTCGTCTTTGCAAATACAGGTTACATTCTGTCAGGTATCAATATAGTATTGATGATCATAATGATAATACTTCCATCATATCAAATGGCTTCGTGGCCACTGCATTCCATAACCGTTTTCCAGAGGTACTTCTCGATTTAAGGCAGATGATTAGCATAGAAGACGGGAGGAGTACCAAAGATCCATTGGTTTATTCTGCCCTTAATTGTGATTTAACCTCTTCTATATTATTCCCTATTTTCTATCATAGCTCTTCTTGTGTTGGTGTTGTTGAGTGTTGTATGAAGGTGACTGGTCTTCTTATAATTTTCAATCAGTTGAAATCTGCACTAGAG AGAGTCGGTCTGACTACGTATCCTATACAAGAAGGCCTGCCAGACATG ACTATGGATAGTTTCAAACGTGTCCGGGATGAAATTGAAGATGCACTAAAGTTTGTTTGCGAATCACATCACTTGGCTCTTGGTCAAGTATGGATCCCCTATTATGATGACTATGTGTCCTTCACATCTTCTTCTACCCTCATCATACGAAGCCAATGTTTGCACTCAGGCTGTCTGGTTATTGCTGTATTGACTCAGATGATGATCCTATTAAGGATTATTATGATACCTCTAGTATTCTTCCTTTGA
- the LOC122594498 gene encoding uncharacterized protein LOC122594498 produces the protein MEVISINTQQNSSATNVPMQVDSEDEDEQVDEEIVVEPNQAVKSSAVPSTSTTPFATPVAKPAVVEPQVKPYKPKVPFPQRLKKDKLKEQYGKFVDMSKSVYINVSLVDLLSGMPNYAKFIKDLITDKRKLEEAKATFLNAECSAIVQNQIPPKLEDPGSFLITCSLDAKLTCDALADIGASIN, from the coding sequence atggaggtaataagtatcaacaccCAACAAAATTCTAGTGCTACTAATGTTCCTATGCAGGTTGATAGTGAGGATgaagatgaacaagttgatgaagagattgtaGTGGAGCCGAACCAAGCCGTGAAATCATCGGCCGTTCCATCTACATCTACTACACCGTTTGCTACACCGGTAGCTAAACCGGCGGTTGTTGAGCCTCAAGTAAAGCCGTACAAGCCTAAAGTCCCTTTCCCTCAAAGACTGAAGAAGGATAAGCTCAAGGAACAATAcggtaagtttgtagacatgagTAAATCGGTTTATATTAATGtgtctttggttgatttgctttcaGGAATGCCGAACTATGCCAAGTTTATCAAGGATCTTATAACGGACAAGAGGAAGCTAGAGGAAGCTAAGGCTACTTTCCTAAATGCGGAGTGTTCGGCAATTGTGCAAAATCAAATCCCTCCTAAGCttgaagatccagggagttttctgattacttgttCTCTTGATGCTAAGCTTACTTGTGATGCTTTGGCCGATATTGGTGCAAGCATTAATTAG